The genome window AAACTGCTTCTTGATAGTACTATCTCTGTAGTAGGCATTCATCATCCGGCGCACGCGCTCCAGCACGTCATTGAGAATCCCAGGTTTGTGATCCACTATCTGGATATCCTGAACCCCGATGATCTGGGACATTTGATTCAGGAGGTTTCACCGGATGTTATATATCATCTTGCGGGAATGGCGCACGTGCATGAATCCTGGACGAACCGGCGTGCCACAATCGAAACGAATTTTCTCGGCACTTTTCATTTGTTGGAGTCTTGCAGGAATCTTGCAAAATTCCCAAAAGTTCTGTTGATCGGATCCGGGGAATGTTATGGCATTGTTCCGCAAGCCGAGCAACCCATTTCCGAAGAACGACCCATGGTTCCGGCTTCTCCTTATGCTGTCAGCAAGATCGCGCAGGAGATTCTGGGCGTTCAATACGCCAAAGCAGAAAAATTTCCAGTGTATATTTCGCGTCCGTTCAATCACACAGGGCCGCGACAGAAAGAAACTTTTGTCTGTTCCGCATTTGCCATGCAAATTGCGATGGCAGAGCTGGGAATGTCTGAACCGGAAATCAAAGTCGGGAATCTGACAGCCCGGCGCGACTTTTCGGATGTCAGAGACGTGGTTGCAGGGTACATTTCGATTGTAAAAGATGGCCGTCCCGGCGAGCCTTACAACATCTGTTCGGGCACTGCGGTTTCAATTCAACAGATCCTGGATATTTTGCTTTCCCATGCCTCCAGGAAATTCCGCGTGGTTGTGGATCAAGAGCGTTTTCGCCCGGTGGACATGCCCATTCTGCTGGGAAACGCAGAAAAATTAAAAACCGAGACACACTGGCAACCGAAATATCTGATAAACCAGACGCTTCTCGATCTGTTAAATTACTGGCGAAAGAAACTGAAATGATAAACAAAGTAGCGCGGACGTCTCGTCTGCGCAAACTCGCCGGCGGGACGCCCGCGCTACATTGTTTATGAAGATTTTCATCACAGGCGCTACAGGTTTTTTGGGCGGACAACTCCTGTCTGCGTTAAACAAGCGAGATCATCGTCTTACCGCGCTGGTTCGTTCGCCTCAACAGGTTTCCTTTCCGTCCGCGGTTCAAGTTGTCCCGGGAAGCATAGAAAACGTTGAATCCTATCGTACGCATTTGAAAGGGCAGGATTTGTTTCTGCATCTAGCAGCGCTTGTTAAGATGTGGGTGCCGGATCCGGATCAATTTGATCTCGTGAACGTGGCTTCCGTTGAAAATTCAATCCGCTCCGCCGCCGATTCCGGCGTGCCAAAGTTTATCCATACATCCTCCTTTATCGCTCTTGGCCCTTCCAACGGAAAGCCCTTAACAGAAGACGATCATCGCCGCACGGATCATTTTCATAACGCCTATGAGCGAACAAAATTTCTAGGCGACCAGATGGCCCGAAAATATCAGAAGGAAGGCTATCCGATCACGATTCTGTATCCGGGTG of bacterium contains these proteins:
- a CDS encoding GDP-mannose 4,6-dehydratase — its product is MTRVLLSGIAGFAGSHLADKLLLDSTISVVGIHHPAHALQHVIENPRFVIHYLDILNPDDLGHLIQEVSPDVIYHLAGMAHVHESWTNRRATIETNFLGTFHLLESCRNLAKFPKVLLIGSGECYGIVPQAEQPISEERPMVPASPYAVSKIAQEILGVQYAKAEKFPVYISRPFNHTGPRQKETFVCSAFAMQIAMAELGMSEPEIKVGNLTARRDFSDVRDVVAGYISIVKDGRPGEPYNICSGTAVSIQQILDILLSHASRKFRVVVDQERFRPVDMPILLGNAEKLKTETHWQPKYLINQTLLDLLNYWRKKLK
- a CDS encoding NAD-dependent epimerase/dehydratase family protein — translated: MKIFITGATGFLGGQLLSALNKRDHRLTALVRSPQQVSFPSAVQVVPGSIENVESYRTHLKGQDLFLHLAALVKMWVPDPDQFDLVNVASVENSIRSAADSGVPKFIHTSSFIALGPSNGKPLTEDDHRRTDHFHNAYERTKFLGDQMARKYQKEGYPITILYPGVIYGSGSLTYGNIIAKNIIPFLNGKMPLGLSIRTWSYAFVQDVVQAFVKIIEQGAKSNRYILGGDNQSGPEFYQALYQVSGKKPPVMNIPMPLAKLAGYSEYWMAKLFGREPQMLTHEVVEIYKHSWAYDSTRAKEELGYKITPLKEGLVDFVGWLKNSGYVK